A stretch of [Clostridium] innocuum DNA encodes these proteins:
- a CDS encoding FMN-binding glutamate synthase family protein: MKYVCEICGYMYDEAVEGTSWVNLDSTWKCPLCTAPKECFKKVASEEDASATSKSNDATSLAIQKNTKKEDTLETSMSLIHEMAIHNTSRIEAMRTRKSVPGWDDILLLGGQLAHPPLADKADVDTTTIIGKNARKPMVLDHAVYVSHMSFGALSKEAKTALAKGTAAVHTAQCSGEGGILPDEIDHAYKYIFEYVPNKYSVTDENLKRSDAIEIKIGQGSKPGMGGHLPAEKVTEEISAIRGKPLHQDIISPSKFDEIKTKDDLKQLVTSLRERSDGRPIGIKIAAGHIEADLEWIAYAQPDFITIDGRGGATGASPKYLKDNSTVPTVYALARARAYMNQHHMTQELIITGGFRTSGEMIKALAMGADAIAIASAAMIAIGCQQYRICHNGKCPMGIATQDPELRKNFSIDKGAKRLENYLHVLWEELKSFARISGHTSIHDLSRDDLCTTSSEISNHTDIPHC, translated from the coding sequence ATGAAATATGTATGCGAAATATGCGGCTACATGTATGATGAAGCTGTTGAAGGCACCTCCTGGGTCAACCTTGATAGCACATGGAAATGCCCACTATGCACCGCTCCAAAGGAATGCTTTAAAAAAGTAGCATCAGAGGAAGACGCGTCAGCTACATCCAAAAGCAACGATGCCACCTCCCTTGCCATACAGAAAAATACCAAAAAGGAAGACACCCTGGAAACCAGCATGTCCCTCATCCATGAAATGGCGATTCACAACACCAGCCGTATCGAAGCGATGCGCACACGCAAATCCGTACCCGGATGGGATGACATCCTGCTATTGGGAGGCCAGCTCGCCCACCCGCCACTTGCCGATAAAGCCGATGTTGACACAACGACCATCATTGGGAAAAATGCACGCAAGCCAATGGTTCTTGATCATGCCGTCTACGTATCTCACATGTCCTTCGGCGCCCTCTCCAAAGAAGCCAAAACTGCACTTGCGAAAGGAACAGCAGCCGTACATACCGCGCAATGCAGTGGAGAAGGCGGCATCCTCCCGGATGAAATCGATCATGCCTACAAATACATTTTTGAATATGTTCCCAACAAATACAGTGTCACCGACGAAAACCTGAAACGCAGTGATGCAATCGAAATCAAAATCGGTCAGGGATCAAAACCAGGCATGGGCGGTCATCTTCCTGCAGAAAAAGTCACTGAGGAAATATCCGCCATACGTGGAAAGCCACTGCATCAGGACATCATTTCCCCATCGAAATTTGATGAAATCAAAACAAAGGACGATTTAAAGCAGCTGGTCACCTCTCTCAGAGAACGCAGTGACGGACGTCCGATCGGTATAAAAATCGCAGCCGGGCATATCGAAGCAGATCTGGAATGGATCGCATATGCACAGCCTGACTTCATTACCATTGACGGCCGCGGTGGCGCAACCGGAGCATCTCCAAAATACCTGAAAGACAATTCTACAGTGCCTACCGTATATGCCCTGGCCCGCGCCCGCGCATACATGAACCAGCACCATATGACACAGGAGCTCATCATTACCGGAGGCTTTCGTACAAGTGGAGAAATGATCAAGGCTCTGGCAATGGGAGCGGATGCCATCGCAATTGCAAGTGCTGCCATGATAGCAATCGGCTGTCAGCAATACCGCATCTGCCACAACGGAAAATGTCCGATGGGCATTGCCACGCAAGATCCTGAACTACGCAAGAATTTTTCCATAGACAAAGGAGCAAAGCGCTTGGAAAACTATCTTCATGTACTATGGGAGGAATTAAAATCCTTCGCAAGAATCAGCGGACACACCTCCATTCACGACCTCAGCAGGGATGATCTATGTACAACCAGCTCAGAAATATCCAATCACACTGACATTCCACACTGCTAA
- a CDS encoding aminotransferase class I/II-fold pyridoxal phosphate-dependent enzyme, which yields MKFSKRMDLLAEGVFSRLDEEKQKMLASGKAVYDFTIGSPNIAPSKEVMDALITAAQQPESYMYSLHDTKELKETIQAWYRKRYQVELDTETEILSLQGSQEGLAHVALALCDEGDIVLIPAPSYPIFANGPKIAGAELYEMPMLKEYDYLIQFDAIPEEIAEKAKMMIISYPNNPTGATAPDSFYEELIQFAKAHDIIVIHDTAYSNLVFDGEEGKSFLYYAGAKDIGIEFNSFSKTYGMAGARIGICVGNAEIVGILRKLKSNIDYGMFLPIQKAAIAALTQEQSIVKETRETYQRRRNRIVAGAAAAGWHIASCKSTMFLWAQIPEGYGSSEEFALNLLKCSGMLVTPGSSFGAYGEGFVRIALVQSDEVIEQALQALKESRLFLK from the coding sequence ATGAAATTTTCCAAACGAATGGATTTACTTGCGGAAGGTGTTTTCAGCAGGCTTGATGAAGAAAAACAAAAAATGCTGGCTAGTGGGAAAGCCGTGTATGACTTTACAATAGGATCCCCTAACATAGCACCAAGTAAGGAGGTCATGGATGCACTAATCACTGCTGCACAGCAGCCGGAAAGCTATATGTATTCACTTCATGATACAAAAGAATTAAAAGAAACAATACAAGCCTGGTACAGAAAACGATATCAGGTAGAATTGGATACAGAAACAGAGATACTGTCTCTGCAGGGATCTCAGGAAGGACTTGCACATGTCGCATTGGCACTATGTGATGAAGGTGATATTGTTCTCATCCCTGCTCCCAGCTACCCTATCTTTGCGAACGGACCGAAAATAGCAGGGGCAGAGTTATATGAAATGCCGATGCTGAAAGAATATGATTATCTGATTCAATTCGATGCAATTCCTGAAGAAATAGCAGAAAAGGCTAAGATGATGATTATATCCTATCCGAATAATCCAACAGGCGCTACGGCTCCAGATAGCTTTTATGAAGAATTGATTCAATTTGCAAAGGCACATGATATTATCGTCATTCACGATACAGCCTACAGCAATCTTGTGTTTGATGGAGAGGAAGGAAAAAGTTTCTTATATTATGCGGGTGCAAAGGATATTGGTATTGAATTTAATTCCTTTAGTAAAACCTATGGTATGGCTGGAGCACGTATTGGAATATGTGTGGGTAATGCGGAAATCGTCGGTATTCTGAGAAAACTGAAAAGCAATATTGATTACGGTATGTTTTTACCTATTCAAAAAGCCGCAATCGCAGCTTTAACGCAAGAACAGAGCATTGTGAAGGAAACCCGTGAAACCTACCAGAGAAGAAGAAATCGTATTGTTGCCGGCGCTGCAGCTGCAGGCTGGCACATCGCTTCATGCAAGAGTACCATGTTCTTATGGGCACAGATACCGGAAGGCTATGGAAGCAGTGAAGAATTCGCTTTAAACCTGTTAAAATGCAGCGGAATGCTGGTGACTCCTGGCAGTTCTTTTGGAGCATATGGTGAGGGCTTTGTACGAATTGCACTTGTTCAAAGTGATGAAGTTATCGAACAGGCATTGCAGGCTTTAAAGGAAAGCCGGTTATTTCTGAAATGA
- a CDS encoding type 1 glutamine amidotransferase-like domain-containing protein has product MKTLIAIGGGSFQKQETMSIDTYAISRCGKTQPHVLFIPLASRDDQGYAKRFKQYYRSLDCQVEALRLLHTKLSNEEIYKKFRSQDMIYLGAGDTVFLMKQLKQRKLDLLLKELSQQGIVICGISAGANALFEYGYSNIASDTFELVNGMGMIKGAFCPHYQKEERKSFDMVCRKQNLPAIGCVDQRAYVVTDEKRFFL; this is encoded by the coding sequence ATGAAAACACTGATTGCAATCGGCGGCGGAAGCTTTCAAAAGCAGGAAACAATGTCAATCGACACCTATGCGATTTCCAGGTGTGGAAAAACACAACCACATGTATTGTTTATTCCGCTAGCAAGCAGAGACGATCAGGGCTATGCGAAACGCTTCAAGCAATATTATCGCAGCCTTGACTGTCAGGTCGAAGCTTTGCGTCTGCTGCATACAAAGCTGAGTAATGAAGAAATATATAAGAAATTCCGTTCACAGGATATGATATATCTTGGGGCAGGCGATACCGTGTTTCTCATGAAGCAGCTGAAACAGAGAAAGCTGGATTTGCTTTTAAAGGAGCTATCCCAGCAGGGAATCGTTATCTGCGGCATTAGTGCCGGAGCGAATGCTCTCTTTGAATATGGCTACAGCAACATCGCATCAGACACATTTGAACTTGTGAACGGTATGGGTATGATAAAAGGTGCGTTCTGTCCACATTATCAGAAGGAAGAACGTAAATCCTTCGATATGGTTTGCAGAAAACAGAATCTGCCGGCTATTGGCTGTGTGGACCAGCGTGCCTATGTAGTTACAGATGAAAAGAGATTTTTCCTTTGA
- a CDS encoding NCS2 family permease gives MLEKLFKLNVKQTSVKTEVIAGITTFLAMAYILGVNPSILHDAGMDRASVFMATAISAGFASIVMGLVANYPVALAAGMGVNALFAYTICGQMGMSWQAALAGVFISGLIFIVISVTGIRKAIINAIPKQLKMAIGAGIGFFIAFVGLKNAGIVAGSASTFVTIGDFADPQVLLALFGILLTIALLVKKVPAAVFVGMVITAIIGIICGAAFGLKGMPALPDKFFEMNFHLNAAGSFVDGFGELFANPLNAFVVIFSFLFVDFFDTAGTLVAVANRIGLVNEKGELENVERALVADAVGTVAGAALGTSTVTSFVESTSGVEVGGRTGLTACTTGILFFVSILFSPIVLSAVTNAVTAPALVVVGILMAQQLKEIEWDNMVYATAGFITVLMMILTYSISNGIAFGFIAYAIAMTAAGKTKEVHITVWVLMVIFLIYFALPQFM, from the coding sequence ATGTTAGAAAAATTATTCAAATTGAATGTGAAGCAGACTTCTGTGAAAACCGAGGTAATTGCCGGTATCACAACCTTTCTGGCAATGGCCTATATTCTTGGGGTAAACCCGTCTATTCTGCATGATGCAGGTATGGATCGTGCATCTGTTTTTATGGCTACGGCTATTTCTGCAGGCTTTGCCTCCATCGTTATGGGACTGGTGGCAAATTATCCGGTTGCTTTGGCTGCCGGTATGGGGGTTAATGCATTATTTGCTTATACGATCTGCGGACAGATGGGGATGAGCTGGCAGGCAGCATTGGCTGGCGTATTTATTTCCGGTTTGATTTTCATCGTAATTTCAGTTACCGGTATTCGTAAAGCGATTATCAATGCGATTCCAAAGCAGCTGAAGATGGCGATTGGTGCCGGTATCGGTTTCTTTATTGCTTTTGTCGGTTTAAAAAATGCTGGGATTGTTGCCGGAAGCGCATCTACCTTTGTGACAATCGGTGATTTTGCTGATCCGCAGGTATTGCTTGCACTCTTCGGTATCCTGCTGACTATTGCGTTGCTTGTCAAAAAGGTACCGGCTGCTGTTTTTGTGGGGATGGTAATTACTGCGATTATCGGTATCATCTGCGGTGCGGCGTTTGGTTTAAAGGGAATGCCGGCATTGCCTGATAAATTCTTTGAAATGAATTTCCATCTGAATGCAGCAGGCTCTTTTGTAGATGGTTTCGGTGAATTGTTCGCAAATCCGTTGAATGCGTTTGTTGTGATTTTCTCCTTTCTGTTTGTGGATTTCTTTGATACTGCCGGTACGCTGGTTGCTGTTGCAAATCGCATCGGTCTGGTGAATGAGAAGGGCGAGTTGGAGAATGTGGAGCGCGCACTGGTTGCGGATGCGGTAGGTACTGTTGCAGGTGCTGCTTTAGGTACTTCTACGGTTACCTCCTTTGTGGAATCTACCTCCGGCGTTGAGGTTGGCGGCAGAACCGGTTTAACTGCTTGTACGACGGGTATACTGTTCTTTGTATCCATTCTGTTTTCACCAATCGTGCTGTCCGCTGTAACAAATGCGGTAACGGCTCCTGCTCTTGTTGTTGTGGGTATTCTGATGGCACAGCAGCTGAAGGAAATCGAATGGGATAATATGGTATATGCGACTGCCGGTTTCATTACGGTTCTTATGATGATTCTGACATATTCCATTTCCAATGGCATCGCGTTTGGATTTATTGCCTATGCGATTGCGATGACGGCTGCAGGCAAAACAAAGGAAGTGCACATCACGGTATGGGTATTGATGGTGATTTTCCTAATCTATTTCGCACTGCCGCAATTTATGTAG
- the guaA gene encoding glutamine-hydrolyzing GMP synthase, which yields MADKIIVLDFGSQYNQLIARRIREFGVYSELHPHTMTLEEILALKDVRGIIFSGGPNSVYDEEAFKCDPAIFESGIPVLGICYGMQMTHFMNGGSVKACEAKEYGRTEITIETDSPIFRGLPKKQIVWMSHGDQVDTLADGFVKDAYSDTCTYAATSNIEKNIYTLQFHPEVRHSEYGNEILKNFVFEVCKANNDWSMHSFIDMEIEKIRKTVGTDKVLLGLSGGVDSSVVAALLHKAIGDQLICMFIDHGLLRKGEAESVMETFGREMNINLVKIDAKERFLSKLAGVSDPEKKRKIIGNEFVYTFDEEVKKLTSGEDIKWLAQGTLYTDVIESGTKTAQTIKSHHNVGGLPEDMQFKLIEPLNTLFKDEVRALGTELGLPDEMVWRQPFPGPGLGIRVLGDITEEKLEIVRDSDLILREEVAKAGLQKEIWQYFTCLTNMRSVGVMGDQRTYDYAVAIRAVTSIDGMTADWAKIPYEVLDVISNRIVNEVKHVNRVVYDITSKPPGTIEFE from the coding sequence ATGGCTGATAAAATTATCGTACTTGACTTCGGAAGTCAGTATAACCAGCTGATAGCACGTCGTATTCGTGAGTTTGGTGTTTATTCTGAGTTGCACCCGCACACGATGACACTGGAAGAAATTCTGGCACTGAAGGATGTCCGGGGAATCATTTTCTCTGGTGGACCAAACAGTGTATATGATGAGGAAGCGTTTAAATGCGATCCTGCAATTTTTGAATCCGGGATTCCTGTTCTTGGCATTTGTTACGGTATGCAGATGACGCATTTTATGAATGGCGGAAGTGTGAAGGCTTGTGAAGCAAAGGAATATGGAAGAACTGAGATCACGATTGAAACGGATTCTCCGATTTTCAGAGGGCTGCCGAAAAAGCAGATTGTCTGGATGAGTCACGGTGATCAGGTGGATACTCTGGCTGATGGCTTTGTGAAGGATGCGTATAGCGATACCTGTACATATGCGGCTACCAGCAATATAGAGAAGAATATTTATACGCTGCAGTTCCATCCGGAGGTACGTCATTCCGAGTATGGAAATGAAATTCTGAAAAATTTTGTTTTTGAGGTTTGCAAGGCGAACAATGATTGGTCTATGCATAGCTTCATCGACATGGAAATTGAGAAAATCCGCAAGACTGTCGGTACGGACAAGGTGCTGTTGGGATTAAGCGGAGGCGTGGATTCCTCTGTTGTTGCGGCATTGCTGCATAAGGCGATCGGGGATCAGCTGATTTGTATGTTTATTGATCACGGCTTGCTGCGTAAGGGCGAGGCGGAAAGCGTTATGGAAACATTCGGGCGCGAGATGAATATCAATCTGGTGAAGATTGATGCAAAGGAGCGTTTCCTGAGTAAGCTGGCTGGTGTGAGTGATCCGGAGAAGAAGCGTAAAATCATTGGAAATGAGTTTGTGTATACCTTTGATGAGGAAGTGAAGAAGCTGACTTCAGGTGAGGACATCAAGTGGCTGGCGCAGGGAACGCTGTATACGGATGTCATTGAGTCGGGAACAAAGACAGCGCAGACAATCAAGTCACATCACAATGTCGGTGGGTTGCCTGAGGATATGCAGTTCAAGCTGATTGAACCATTGAATACGCTGTTTAAGGATGAGGTGCGTGCATTGGGTACGGAGTTGGGATTGCCTGATGAGATGGTTTGGCGGCAGCCGTTCCCGGGTCCTGGCTTGGGTATCCGTGTGCTGGGCGATATTACGGAGGAGAAGCTGGAAATCGTTCGGGATTCTGATCTGATTCTGCGTGAGGAAGTTGCGAAAGCAGGGCTGCAGAAGGAGATTTGGCAGTATTTTACGTGTCTGACGAATATGCGTTCCGTTGGTGTTATGGGGGATCAGCGTACATATGATTATGCGGTAGCTATCCGTGCGGTGACTTCGATTGACGGAATGACGGCGGATTGGGCGAAAATTCCGTATGAGGTGCTGGATGTTATCAGCAATCGTATTGTGAATGAGGTGAAGCATGTGAATCGAGTGGTGTATGATATTACGAGCAAGCCGCCGGGGACGATTGAATTCGAATAG
- the tsaA gene encoding tRNA (N6-threonylcarbamoyladenosine(37)-N6)-methyltransferase TrmO — MTKFEVYSVGSIHSSEEGGTFIQVDENYIPALQALDGFSHLQIIWWFNGYDEDVYRTVLKTKQPYKKAPKEMGIFATRSPIRPNPIALTAVEILHIDYEKGVVQIAYIDANDGSPVLDIKPYTPSLDCIEDPKVPAWCAHWPKSLEKSGSFAWEEEFNF, encoded by the coding sequence ATGACAAAATTTGAAGTTTATTCTGTAGGTTCTATTCACAGCAGTGAGGAGGGAGGTACATTTATTCAGGTGGATGAGAATTATATTCCAGCGTTGCAGGCATTGGATGGTTTCAGCCATCTGCAAATCATCTGGTGGTTTAACGGTTATGATGAGGATGTGTACAGGACTGTCTTAAAGACAAAACAGCCATATAAAAAGGCTCCGAAGGAAATGGGAATCTTTGCGACAAGATCCCCGATTCGTCCGAACCCGATTGCGTTAACCGCGGTTGAGATACTTCATATTGATTATGAAAAGGGCGTAGTACAGATTGCTTATATTGATGCGAATGATGGCTCACCTGTTCTGGATATAAAGCCTTATACGCCTAGTCTTGATTGTATTGAGGATCCTAAAGTACCTGCATGGTGTGCGCATTGGCCGAAAAGCCTTGAAAAGTCGGGTAGTTTTGCATGGGAAGAAGAGTTTAATTTTTAG
- a CDS encoding MerR family transcriptional regulator — translation MFRIGEFSKLMQVSVRMLRYYDEVGLLKPAQSDPWTGYRMYSVEQIPVLNRILYLRDCGFTVAEIEGLVLGNDDRMMEALKNKEKEIALAIKAEEQKLHRIDHAKQDFLQGTADMHSNVTIKSIPRCLVVSIRELIPDYYAEEMLWEKLSDFARQHRVDCSPTTFSIYHDEDYKEANVDVELCLPVKKAIRDCDGFQCREVEEEPLMASLMVYGDFSNISAAYQSFAKWLETNRQYEMKGANRQMIHRGPWNEEDAGSYLTELQIPLRMLNKY, via the coding sequence ATGTTTCGAATTGGTGAGTTTTCCAAGCTGATGCAGGTTTCTGTCAGAATGCTGCGTTATTATGATGAGGTGGGACTTCTGAAGCCTGCACAGAGTGATCCATGGACAGGATATCGCATGTATTCTGTGGAGCAGATTCCTGTTCTGAACAGGATTTTATATTTACGGGATTGTGGTTTTACAGTAGCTGAGATAGAAGGTTTAGTTTTAGGAAATGACGATAGGATGATGGAGGCATTAAAGAATAAGGAAAAGGAGATTGCGCTTGCGATAAAAGCAGAGGAACAGAAGCTTCATAGAATTGATCATGCAAAGCAGGACTTTCTTCAGGGAACTGCTGATATGCATTCTAATGTTACGATAAAGTCGATTCCACGCTGTCTTGTGGTATCAATAAGAGAACTTATTCCTGATTATTATGCGGAAGAAATGCTCTGGGAGAAGCTATCTGATTTTGCAAGGCAACATAGAGTTGATTGTTCTCCAACCACTTTTTCCATTTATCATGATGAGGATTACAAAGAAGCGAATGTGGATGTGGAATTGTGTCTGCCTGTAAAAAAAGCAATCAGAGATTGTGATGGATTTCAATGTCGTGAGGTGGAAGAAGAGCCATTGATGGCCTCACTTATGGTATATGGAGATTTTTCAAATATATCTGCGGCATATCAATCCTTTGCAAAATGGCTGGAGACAAACAGACAATATGAAATGAAAGGTGCAAATCGGCAGATGATACACCGTGGTCCGTGGAATGAGGAAGATGCTGGCAGTTATCTCACGGAATTGCAGATTCCTTTGCGCATGCTTAACAAATATTGA